GGGCACGGAGCCCGAGGACATCCTCCACGCGATCGAGCACTTCAATCCCACGGGCACGAAGTCGAAGAGCTTCGGGGACGGGCACGCCGCGGAGCGCATCGCGCAGATCATCGACAAGTCCTTCTGAGCCGCCCGCGCAGGCTTAAGCCCAGGTGGGGGATGCGCGCCCCGTGGCCTTCGGAGGCGTCTCCGATCCGCTCTCCTACGTCGCGGTGGCGGTCATCGTCGCGGCGATCCTTTACTCGTTCTGGAGGAAGGCCCTCCTCACGTTCACGATCACCGTGGCTTGCGTGGTCGTGTTCGGCCTGGAGGTCGTGTCGGAGAGCGCGATCCTCGACGACCTTGCGCTCTTCCACGTCGCGGCGCCGTTCGGACTCTTCTCCCCGCCGTGGACGTACGTGACCTACCAGTTCCTCCACTTCGGCATTAGCCACCTCCTGTTCAACATCCTCGCCCTGATGCTCATCGCGCCTCCGTTCGAAGACCGGATCGGCTCGCTTCGGTTCGGCGTGCTCTACTTCGTCGGAGGCATCGTCGGCGGCGCGGGCTTCCTGCTGATCTACTTCTCCCAATCCATCAGCCTCGTCGGCGCGTCCGCGAGCATCTCCGCCGTGTTCGGCGCCTACGGTCGCCTGTATCCGCGGGACCGGCTCACGCTCTTCTTCCCGCTTCCCGGACTCCCGACGTTCCGGGTCATCGACGTGGTCATCGCCTTCCTCCTCCTCGAGACCGTCCTCGGATTTGTGGGTCGCTTGTTCGGTCCCCTTTCGGGCATCGCCTGGCTGGCCCATGTGATCGCGATGGCCTTCGGGTTCGCGGCGGCGCCCCTCGTGATGCGGATTCCATCGAAGCGGCAGCGGCCCCTGAAGAAGATCGCGTTCGCGTCGTGGCAGGCGCTCGCGACGACGCCCGAGCTCCGCGGGATCCTCGAGGAGGCCCAGCGCGCCGACTTGCCCGAGATCCGAGACGCCTGGATAGAGAAGTTTGTCCGGGCGATGCGCTGCCCCCGGTGCGGCGGGCCTGTCAAGCGGTCCTTCGGCCGCCTCACGAGTCCTTGCGGTTGGAAGGCGAAGATCGAGTGAGCCCTCGCCGGGGCGCAATCCTTTTGGCCCACGGTTCGCTTTTCGCGAGCGATGGCGGCGCCGAGCGCCCTCGTTCTTCACTGTGACACGTGCGGGGACACCCCACACCGCGTGCTGCGCGGCAAGGTCACAGGCAAGGACGAGGTGGTCTTCGAGGGCGTCGTGAAGTGCTCCCAGTGCGGACAGGTCCGGTCCGTGGTGACGCGGGAGCCCAGGCCCATCCAGGTGCCCCTCGTGATC
This genomic window from Thermoplasmata archaeon contains:
- a CDS encoding rhomboid family intramembrane serine protease, with translation MAFGGVSDPLSYVAVAVIVAAILYSFWRKALLTFTITVACVVVFGLEVVSESAILDDLALFHVAAPFGLFSPPWTYVTYQFLHFGISHLLFNILALMLIAPPFEDRIGSLRFGVLYFVGGIVGGAGFLLIYFSQSISLVGASASISAVFGAYGRLYPRDRLTLFFPLPGLPTFRVIDVVIAFLLLETVLGFVGRLFGPLSGIAWLAHVIAMAFGFAAAPLVMRIPSKRQRPLKKIAFASWQALATTPELRGILEEAQRADLPEIRDAWIEKFVRAMRCPRCGGPVKRSFGRLTSPCGWKAKIE